The nucleotide sequence TATGCTTTTGAATAATATTCTTCACTATTCCAATTCCCAGGCCTGTCCCTCCACTTTCTCGAGAGCGTGCTTTATCAACTCGATAGAATCGTTCACCAATACGGTGGAGGCTTTCCTGTGGAATACCGACTCCTGTGTCCTCTACAGACAAACGACAATATTCAGTCCCTTCTGTTAAACGAACGGTGATAGCCCCTCCTGAGGGTGTATATCGTATTGCATTATCTACAATATTATGAATAACTTGCTCCAGCCTGTCTTCGTCTCCTAGCACAATAACATCAGGGTTCAAGTCTGTTTTGAGCTTTAAGTTTTTTTCGACCAAAGGATGCTCGAACTTTTCTAACGTATCTTCAATCAGTTGAGCGAAAACAAGTGGGGTCTTCTCTAGCGGAAACAGATCACCTTCCATTTTCGCTAGTTCTAATAAATCATGGACAAGCCGCTGCATTCGCTTCGCTTCTCGATGAATAATTCCAAGATACTTCTTCTGGTCTTCTTTCGATTCAACAATTCCATCCTTTAAGGCTTCGCTATAGCCTTTCAAATAACTAATCGGTGTTCGCAGCTCATGTGAAACATTGCCTAAGAATTCTTGTCTTCGTTCATCTTCTTCTTTCAATGCATCTGCCATTTGGTTAAACGCCTTGCCCAGTCGGCCTATTTCATCATTTGTCGTAATTGGCACCTTCTCTCGAAACTGTCCTTGTGACATTTGATATGCGATCCGTTCCATCCTTTTGAGCGGGCTAGTTAATTTCTTAATAATCACTCTGCCAATTAATAAAATAGCGATTGTAAATAACGCTCCGATTCCAATAATCAGTAACCGTGCTTCTTGAAAGATTTCATCAACCGTTGCAAGCGGGATATATAAGTAGATAATACCTTTTAAACGATTTTCATCGAGAAGCGGCATAATCACACCCATTATTTGCCGATTAAAACGCTCCTCATAGCCAAGTTTTGTAATCACTTTGCCATTTACAAGCTCTCTTCGCTCTTTCTCGCCAATAATGGATTGGTAATCAATGTCGAACGGCAAACAAGCACTTAATTCACGAGGGTTATTGACAAGAAATACTTCTGCCTCTGACACTTTGTTATACCATTCAACCTTTTCTTGAAGGTCAGGGGAAATGTCACCACCCGTATACTCTGCTGCAAGCGCATCTGCTTCATTGCGCAAGGATGACTCCATTTGTTCGACATATAATTTTTTATAAAATATATTTGTTCCTGCATAAGCGACAATTACGGCAGCTACTACCATAAGGATGACAGTTAACCAAAGCTTTTGATTTAATGAAAATGTCAAAGAGAATCGCCTTTTCATTACGCAACCTCAAATTTATAGCCAATTCCCCAAACTGTTTGGATATAGTCCCCTGCTTCGTTCAGCTTAAGCCGTAATGTCTTCACGTGCGTATCAACTGTCCGTGGGCTACCAACATAATCGTACCCCCACACCCGTTCAAGAAGTTGATCTCTTGTTAAAGCTTGTCCTTCATGAACAGTGAAAAAGATTAATAACTCATATTCTTTTAAGGTAAGTGTAATCTGTTGGCCATTCACTTTCACTTGTCTTCCCTTTTCATTAATTTCAAGGCTCCCGTACTGTTTATAATCGGTAGGTTGTTGTTTTGCATAGACATTTGTACGTCGTAATACTGCTTCAACACGAGCCGTTAATTCCTGATGACTAAATGGCTTTACGATATAATCATCCGCTCCAAGCTTCAATCCATGCACACGATCCCATTCATCGCCACGGGCTGTGAGAAAAATAATTGGAATATTTGACGTTTCGCGAACTTTCATACAAAAGCGGAACCCATCTAAATTCGGCATCATAATATCAAGTAAAATTAGATCAACTTTTTCTACTTTCATCACCTGCAAAGCCTCTTCTCCATCCCCTGCTTCCAAACATACATAGCCAGCTCTTTCAAGATACATGCTAACTAGCTCTCTCATATCTGGTTCATCATCAACAATTAAGATAACTGGTTGCTCCATTAGTTCTCCCCTCCCCACACTAACAATTGAAATGGTCCTTCACCTGTTTGCATCGTTGCCTTTTTCTTCATTGTATCCGAATCCACTACTTGAATTTCATTGCTGTCATAACCTGCAATATAGATCTTTCTTTTAGATGTTGTTAACGTAAAAGGGTTTGCCCCTACCGTAAGCGTTTCCTTTATTTCTTTTGTAGCTGGATCAATTTTTCGCAATGTGTTTGACCCATGACTTAGTGCAAAAATATCCTCGTCTGCTTGTGCAAAAGCAACAGGCATAACAGGTGCCTCGATTTCTGAACTAATTCGTCCTTGTTCTAGTGAAAGCACGGAAATCTTATTCTGAACTTCCACACCTGCTCCATGCCCTCCAAACCAAAGCTCCTGTTGGTCTTCTAATAAAATCAGCCCTGTTGCCGCTTCTTTTGCCGGAAGCTTACGAACAACGTTACGTGCCTGAACATCAATGACATCAATTTCGGCCTTTTCAAAATGAAGAACATATAACTCTCCTCCTGTCTTGCTCTCAACCATTGAGAGCGGGGCCTTTCCGACTGAAACCGCACCTTTTTCCCGGCCCTCTAAATCAAAGAAGCGGATTTGACTTTCACTCTCATCAGCAACATAAAACTGTTCTCCACGATGAGAAAGCCGGACATTTGTTATTCCCTTTCCTGTTTCCCACTTTTCAACCTGCTTTCCTGTCGTTAAATCATATACATAAACTTGCTCTAATCCCTTTCCATATAAAAGAACCTTTTCTCCATCTGGAAAAAGCTCAGCACCTGTTAATGGAAAAGGCAAGTCCCATGTAGCAAGTTCTTTATACTCAGATACATCAAAAAACGACAAGCTGCTATCAAAAACATTTACACTAATCAGCACTTCTTCTTCAGGTGATAGTGCTTCATATTGTTCCTGATTACATCCAGTTAATATTCCGATTAATAAGCTGAAGTACAGTACAGCTTTCTTCATCCGCATCTCCCCATTTAACAAGGTCATTTTTCAATTATTATACGCTTTAAATGTGAGGAAAAAATGAAGTTCATTCGAAAGATTTCTTTTTTCCCATATACCTTTCACACACTTCTCTCACATCTGCCTGCTACATTCATTGTTAAGAACAATCTATTCATTTCAAGGGGGAAAAAACATGCAGGGTAAGGTATTAGTCGGTACAGCTTTAGTGATAGCACTTCTTACAGGATGTGCCCAACAGAATACAGAAGAGGCTGCTCCTCAAACAGAGCAAAATGAGCCAACTAACAGCCAACTAACAATCGCCGAAACGGATAACGAGCAACAAATAGCAATCCAGCCTCAAGAACCAGCAGAGGATGAAAAGTGCGCTTTCTGTAACATGAAGGTGTATCAAAAAGATGAAGAGATGGGTGCTTTCACAGCACAAATGGTGACAAAAGATGGTGAACATCTTTTCTTTGATGACTCTGGCTGTCTGCTGAACTATAGTCGAAAAACAGGCGAAGAGCCTCAAATTTCCTGGGTACGTGACCATGATACATTAGAATGGGTCAAGCTTGAGGAAGCAACGCTTGTAAAGGCTGACCTTAAAACACCAATGAAATATGAAATTGCCTTTTTCGCTTCGAAAGAAAATGCAGACAAATTCCTTGCAGATAACCCAGAGAAAAATGGCGAAATTATTATGCTCGATGCATTAGATACAGAGGCTGAACAACGGATGAAAAAGAAAATGGAAATGATGAAAGAAAAGAATGAAGGAATGGAAAGTGAAGGTCACGAGGGTCATATGCATGAATAGCAGTAAAGCGGGTTACTCATTAGAGCTACCCGCTTTTTTGTGTATGATGAATGGTTTGAAAGAAAATTTTTTCAAGTCCGCCTATTTCGTTGAACTTATCAATTGTTTGTATCGTAAGCAGCTGACCTTCATTCAAAAATGCTGCCCGGTCTGCTACTTCTTCAACATCATGCATAATGTGAGAGGTATAGATAATCGTTGTTCCACGCTTTTTCTCGTCTTGAATCATTTCTTTAAATCGATATACCCAGTATGGATCCATTCCGTTTGTCGGTTCGTCTAAGATTAATAACGGAGCCTGCGGTAACAGTGCTTGTGCTAAAGCGAGCCGTTGCTGCATGCCTTTTGAATACGTTTGTGTTTTATTATTCGCAGCTTCCAACAACCCGACCCTATCCAGCAACTCTTCAACTCTTTCAAGCGCAATACCTTGAAGCTTAGCAAAGTAAAGAAGGGTTTCATATCCTGTAAGTGTCGAGGGAAACAATGTATGGTCAGGCATGTACGAAAATAATCGCTTGTAGGAAACATTTCTCTGGGAAGGCTGGCTACCGAGCACATTTATTTCACCGCTTGTTGGCTTTAACTGCCCTGTTAAAATATTTAAAAACGTACTTTTCCCTGCTCCATTTCCTCCACATAAGGCAAAGCATTCACCACGATATACTCGAAAACTGACATCCTGCAAACGGCTTTTTTTCTTCGTCACCTTCTGAAGATTACTTACTTCTATTACTGTTTCCTTACTCATACTGAACACCTCGATTCAGGATCAAATACGAACATGCAAGCGGAAGAATAATCCAAGCTATGACCGACAGAATGAACAGCAATTGACCAACCGTACTTTCACTCCACACCGTTAAATCATATAAGTGAGGGCCAAAGATCGAGGCACTGTTCATCGCCACAATTGTCCATACCCTAATCAATTCGGCAGGGTTTAATAGAACAGATACCGTTAGGAGCGAAATAGCTGCCTGCTGCTGTACAATTGTCAGAAGCCCCATCACGATAAATTCATAAAACAATACAAAACCAGCCCAAGCAAACAAACTAAGTCCAAGAGCTTGAAGACGACTTTTTGAAATCATTCCTATTAAAAAACCAACAGCAAGAAACATTGATGCAAGCAGCAATGTAAAACTAAAAAATAGAAAATAAACCGAGGGCATAAAGGAGTCTGTTTGAAATAAGAAGACACCCGAAATGCCAAATCCAAAGCACACTGCACTCCCGACACCGATTAGCATTCCGATATATTTCCCAGTAAGAATGCTTCCAATTGAAACTGGATACGTTAATAAAAGCTTCAAATGCCCGTCTTCCTTTTCACCTGAAAGTGAAACTGCCCCTGTCATTAAAGACAATAATGGGACCAAAAAAAGCGAGCTATTCAACATTGAAGCTGTTAAGCGGTTAAACCCTGTAAAGCTGCTACCCTCATCCGTACCACCAAAAGTAATCATCATAAATGAAAGCAACGCAAACAACAAAGCGAAGCTTATGATCCATTTGCTTCTCATCATGACAGTCAGCTCTTGTTTTATTACCGTTCTAACTAGTTGAGTCATCACTAAAATCCCCAATCAAATGTCTTTAAGTCTTCATATTGGAGCAGTTTTCCTTTTTTCTGTTCTGCTATATATGCTTCTGCCTTTTCCTTAGAAGAGAATGAAACGACACCATAAGCCATCGGAGTCCAAAACTCCTCATCATATACATAAACAGCCTCATTCATCTTAATCCAATCACCGTCTTCTAAGTCTTTCACAAATGCTCCTGCAACATCTTCCTCGTCAATTTGCTTCTCCATATATTCCATCATACAACCCAAGTCATCAAAAATATGTGACTCCCCATTTTGTTCAACGATTTGCGTAGCAAAATCTGTATGAACAATCGACATTTGACAAACAACACATGCATCTACCTCTGGTTTTATCTCTCTTGGCTGTACTTCTTTTTCTTTTCCACATCCGCTCATTAACAGTAGTATTGCTCCTAATAGAAACAACCGTTTATACACGTTGCTTCCTCCTCCCACTATAAAAGATACCTAAACTCCCTAGAGTACTTATAACCCCAACAATGAATACTTCAAATGGAAAGGACCCTGGAACCGCCTCAGGTGTAGTTTTATATAAGTCATTTGGCGATACCGACGGCTTTTCTTCAATCAAAGAGCTTTCCTCTCGAACAGGGAGCATCCGAGAGATTCTTTGCTGAAGCATTAGCGCCGGACTTTCAAAATAAAATTGAAAATAAGGATTACGGTCTGTTAGAGCTTCACTCGCTTGATATGGGATTTCACCAAAGCCATCACCATTCAAGTCACCGCCGCGGTAGTCGTCCCAGTAGTTTCCGCTGCTTTCAATACGGACATCTTCCTTAATCGCTTTCTCTTGTAATTGAATGACATTCCCAATAACGTTATTTTTCATTAGGCTTGTATCAACATTTTCACCTGTCAGTTCGATTCCTACATGATTACCAGCAATGACATTCGAGCGTACTAAGCTGCCCTCCGAATATTGAAGAGCAAGGCCTGTACTGTTTGAAATTATTCGATTGTCTTGCAAGGTTACATCATCCGTTTCATACAACAAGACACCATAGCCTCGAAAGTGAAGGTTTTTTAGAATGTCATTATGAAAGATGTCAACATATTTCGTACTCATCACCATAAGGCCATTAATATTGTTAGAAAGCTTGTTTTCACTCACAGCGGCCTTCTCTGAAAACATTAAATGAACCGCATACCGTGCATTTGTTATCTCATTTTTCGTTACAGCTGTGTTTTTGGCAAAGTCAAAGTAAATCCCATCTTGAACATGCGATATATTATTCTCTGCAATTGTTGTATGTGTTGCATGAAAAAGATGAATCCCATTTCCCCGCTTTGAAAAATGTGTATCATCCCCAATAATCTGATTATCGATTATTTGTACAGCATCTGCTTTTGCAATGTAGATACCATAATGAACTCGTTGCAAGCTGTTAGATATAATTTGTGCTCGGTCTCCCTCTATCCGTATACCAGCCTCTTGTTTCAAACTGCCGCTATTTTGAATTTCAATATTTTCCAACCGAACGTTGGGTGCCTTAATTACAATAACGTTTCCTTCTCCTCCCCCATCAATTACTACACCTTGTTTCCCTTTAATTTTGAGTGATTTATTAATTTTGATTTTTTCATTATATACACCTGGAGTAAGAACAAGTTCATCCCCTTCTTTAGCAGAAGCGATCGCTCTTTGTAGAGCACCTTTCTCAGGCGTAACGCTTACCTCTTCTCCTTCAACAGGAGCAGGCATACACCAACTTATAACAACAAATAATATCGGTAAAATCAGCTTGTAAGTATGCGTCATACACCTTCCCCTTGCCTTATAAGATGCTGTTAGCATAGCAACTAAATGTGAGGAAAATACGAAATCCATGTGACGAACTCGCAAACTAAAAACGCTCTAAACGAAAAAAAAGAGTGAGAGGCTGTTAACCTTATCACTCTTCTGCTTTCTTTTCTTGTTCAGTTTGAATCTCTCCACACAACACGCGCTTGCCTCCGTCACCGGCAGGTTGTGTCATCCCGTCATCTGCATTCTCATGAATAACAAGGGCCGTGCCTCCTTCTTTCAATAAGGAGTTCTTCCCTTCTTTTAACGTAACATTCGGCGCCATAACATCTACTTTCACTTCTCCATCTTCATTTGCTTCAACATTCGGCAGATCACCTGCATGTGGTCCCTTTGGATTCAACAGTCCGTGCTCCATATCTTCTGGGTTATAATGAGCTCCAGCTGATTTAAAATCTGGTCCTTCACATGTACCTTCTTCATGAATATGAAAGCCGTGCCAACCGCTTTCCAACCCACTTACATCTAATTCTATCTTTACACCATCTGCTTTTTCTTGAAGTTTCGCCGTTCCAGCAGAATCACCATCTGTATTAAATAATTCCACTTCCAATGAAGAAGGGTGTTGATTTTTATTTGCACAAGCTGTTAATAGAATGAGAAGCATCCCAAATAGAAACACTCTTTGCATGATATACCTCCAGTCCTTCAAGTTGTTCCTTTGCATTATCTCCAAAAAAACACAAGTCTATAAGAAAACTGAAGGCCGAAACAAAAAACATTTAGAGGAATTTATCTATAAATACCAGCTCTTTCTCCAAAAAAAAGAAGCCGTTCAATGACGGCCTCTTTATTAATGAGAAGAATGGTTTGGTTGATTTTGTTTATCTTCAAGTTCGTAACCAAGCTGTTTTTCTAATTCTTTTGCTTTAACCATTTGGCGGTTTGAGATCTTCTTAAAAAGGATTACTGTTAAAACAGCAGCAACAACAATAATAAGAAGCATAATGACAGAAGGAATATACTCTAGCTTATTTTCCGGAAAATAAAGGTAGTCCCCCAAAGTTGCTGCGCCTCCTTCCACTTCAAATAAAAAGCACAATGTCGAACATTGCACTTTTCATTGTAACATATTTTCACAGCTGTCATAAAGAATCAACTTTATGATAAATTTCGTCCAAAAGTTGAACAACCTCTTGAGAAGCTTCATCTAGTAATTGAAAATCTTTTTCTAGATTTTCCTCATTCCTTGCTTTGATATCACGGAATATTTGCTTGGCAATGTCATGAACACGCTGATGTGGATCTTTTAACAATTTAAATGCCTGTAGTCCGGTGATTTCTGACTGACTGCGTTCCATCGCATCATACCATTTTCCGAGACGGCATTTATGTGCATCAACTAATTCAGATTCACTTATGTGGTGGTAACCTAGAGCTGCATTATAGAGCCACCACTTCCATAACTTATGCTCTGTCTTCACAATGCGTAAGATGTGCCTGTCTTGTAATGTTTGAATACTTTTAATTGAATCTCTTCTACTTTTATCTGTACGTACACTTGCCTCATAAACATTTTGTCCCATCAAATTTACACTTTCTTCGATATCATTTACATTTGTGAGTACTTCAAATATACGCTTGGAAATATCCTCTGTTGCAACAGACTGCTCTTCAGATATCGCTGCAATATTATTAATTTCTTTTCCAATACTCTGAATATTTGTGACGATTTGATCAATAGCAGAAAGAGAATCTTGTGCTTGCTCAACCCTCGTATTGAGTTGGTTTGACATATTATTAGACATATCACCAACATCCACCGCTTCTTTCACAATTCCTTGCATCGTTTCTGTAATTTTGTTAACAGATTTGGTCGTTTCTTCGGCTAACTTTCTTACTTCTTCAGCTACAACAGCAAAGCCCTTACCTTGTTCCCCAGCTCGAGCTGCTTCAATTGAAGCGTTTAATGCGAGCAGGTTTGTCTGCTCCGCAACACCGCGAATAAATTGCACAACATCAGCCACTTTTTTCATCTCATCAGAAAGCGTACTTATTTTTTCTTTCATATCCATGAAATCATCAGCCATTGTTAAGAAGCCTTTCAATGAGTTCTCAATGACCTCTTGTCCTTTGTTGGCCTGTTGTACGGTATTCTCTGTATTCTCAGCTACACCAACAGCAGCTTTGGCAACATCTTCAACGGAGGCAGTAAGCTGTTCTGCCGCTGTACTTACCCCTTCACTCTCGTGTTTCGTATGTTCTACTTTGTCAAGCACGTCTTTCACTTGATCAATGCCCATCATAATTTCCATCACTTGGCTTTGACCATCTACCACTTTAAAGTCATTTTCGCTTTGATAGGAGTCGAGGACAATTTGAGAGTCAAACGTAATAGCACGAAGCAAAGCAAGTAAGATATCAGCCATTTCACTAGGTTGATTACGATATTCACTAATAATCGCAGGGATTAAGTATTCATAGACTCGCATATAAGAACCTGTGTACCATTCAGGAGTTAACTTAATTTTACTATGTATTTGACCAATTTTCGCTCTACTTCTAATGTATCCAGCACCAAAATCAGCTTCTGGTATTGAACGAAGATATTGTACAAATGTCTTAGAAAGTCGGTCAACGGTGCTGTGTGTTTGGATAATCTCGTCTAATCCCCGAAACTGCTGAAGCATCTCATAATGACGTTCTGTGATCGGCTGAACATACTCTTCAATTAACGGAGTCAGTTTCTTCAGCTGCAACAAATCTTTTTGCCTCATTTGCAAGAAATTCAGCTTGTCTTGCGCACTCTCCATTGCATCGATATCCGTTTTTTGTAATGGATGAACATAACCTTCAACATTCACTTTCTTCGTAAAAAACACGCCCATTCCCCCTTAACTACCTCCCATAAGCTTCTAGAAACTGCCATTAAATATCTATGTTATAATTATCTCACAAGAAATTCACATTTTGTAAGAATTTTATAACATTATTTCAAAAAAATGTACTAAGCTGAGGTGTAAATTTAATGCAAACAGAACTTCAAATTGGTGATGTTGTCACAGGAATGTATAAGACAGGAAAATATATTGGTGAAATTACAGATATTCGCCCTCGTCATTATCTCGTTCGAATTCTTGCTGTTCTGAAACATCCGCAACAAGGAGACCTTCATAACCCGCAACAAGCAGATGTACCGCTTTTCCATGAGCGAAAAGCGCTTGCCTATCGGGAGCAAACAAATATGCTTAAGCAACAAGTGAAGCCCTATGAAGAAGAGGTTCCACCATACGACCAATCTCTTCGGCAAGCCCTCGATGAACAATTAGCAAAGCTCAAGACAGAAGAGACGCTATGGGCTGAACGTTCGATCACTAACCTTAAAGAGCTTGAAAAGGAATATTTTTCTTCTTAATAGTCTATGGGAATTATAGCATCTCATTAATTTTTTCAATAATTTAAACTCTTTCGCCAAAGACAATGCTGATGCATTGTCTATTTTTTTATACAAAACAATGACTAAAGACCTATATTTAACGAATTATTTATGAAAATCGTTACGTTCGTCTTGTTATTTTGCTAAAATTTTCATATAGATATAAAGGAGTTTATTTGGTATGGGATTGTGAGATGGGGATCAAAGGGGGATAAATCATGAAAGGCTTAAATGGAAAGCTTGTGCTGTCATTTTCACTCATTCTTATTTTAGTGTGTGCGGTATTAGGTATCGCAGCCTATAATCGGGCATCGACTGCACTAATAGCAGAAGCTGAAGTTGGTTTGTTAAATAAAGCTGTGGATAACTCGAAAGTGATTGAGGAACGAATGAAGAAGAAATTCATTGAATTAGAAATGCTTGCAGCAAACCCACAAATTTCGAGCATGCAGTGGGGTATTCAAAAGCCTCTTCTTTCTAAAGAAGCAGAGCGTCTCGAATATCTTGGTCTTGCAGTTGTCTCAACCGACGGAATGGCTCATTATGTTGATGAATCAAAGCTGGATTTAAGTGACCGCAGTTATATTAAGAAAGCGCTAACAGGCGAAGCAAATATGTCTGATGTCATCATTAGCCGCAAAACAAACTCTGCAGTTATTATGATGGCAGTCCCTATTAAGCAAAATGAAAACATTATCGGTGCTTTAATCGCACGAATTGATGGTTATTACTTAAGTGATATCTTAAAAGATATTACGTACGGAAAATCTGGTTACTCATTTATCATTAATAATAAAGGAACGTTTCTTGGTCATGAAAATCGTGATTTTGTATTAAATCAAGTTAACTATGTAGAAGAAGCAGAAAAAGAACCGACACTTAAGCCACTATCAGATCTATTAATGACAATGACAAAAGGGGATAAAGGGATAAACCATTT is from Bacillus tianshenii and encodes:
- a CDS encoding ATP-binding protein; amino-acid sequence: MKRRFSLTFSLNQKLWLTVILMVVAAVIVAYAGTNIFYKKLYVEQMESSLRNEADALAAEYTGGDISPDLQEKVEWYNKVSEAEVFLVNNPRELSACLPFDIDYQSIIGEKERRELVNGKVITKLGYEERFNRQIMGVIMPLLDENRLKGIIYLYIPLATVDEIFQEARLLIIGIGALFTIAILLIGRVIIKKLTSPLKRMERIAYQMSQGQFREKVPITTNDEIGRLGKAFNQMADALKEEDERRQEFLGNVSHELRTPISYLKGYSEALKDGIVESKEDQKKYLGIIHREAKRMQRLVHDLLELAKMEGDLFPLEKTPLVFAQLIEDTLEKFEHPLVEKNLKLKTDLNPDVIVLGDEDRLEQVIHNIVDNAIRYTPSGGAITVRLTEGTEYCRLSVEDTGVGIPQESLHRIGERFYRVDKARSRESGGTGLGIGIVKNIIQKHNGKWHIDSEEGKGTTVTVQLPQMK
- a CDS encoding response regulator transcription factor, which produces MEQPVILIVDDEPDMRELVSMYLERAGYVCLEAGDGEEALQVMKVEKVDLILLDIMMPNLDGFRFCMKVRETSNIPIIFLTARGDEWDRVHGLKLGADDYIVKPFSHQELTARVEAVLRRTNVYAKQQPTDYKQYGSLEINEKGRQVKVNGQQITLTLKEYELLIFFTVHEGQALTRDQLLERVWGYDYVGSPRTVDTHVKTLRLKLNEAGDYIQTVWGIGYKFEVA
- a CDS encoding YncE family protein, with amino-acid sequence MKKAVLYFSLLIGILTGCNQEQYEALSPEEEVLISVNVFDSSLSFFDVSEYKELATWDLPFPLTGAELFPDGEKVLLYGKGLEQVYVYDLTTGKQVEKWETGKGITNVRLSHRGEQFYVADESESQIRFFDLEGREKGAVSVGKAPLSMVESKTGGELYVLHFEKAEIDVIDVQARNVVRKLPAKEAATGLILLEDQQELWFGGHGAGVEVQNKISVLSLEQGRISSEIEAPVMPVAFAQADEDIFALSHGSNTLRKIDPATKEIKETLTVGANPFTLTTSKRKIYIAGYDSNEIQVVDSDTMKKKATMQTGEGPFQLLVWGGEN
- a CDS encoding nitrous oxide reductase accessory protein NosL, with product MQGKVLVGTALVIALLTGCAQQNTEEAAPQTEQNEPTNSQLTIAETDNEQQIAIQPQEPAEDEKCAFCNMKVYQKDEEMGAFTAQMVTKDGEHLFFDDSGCLLNYSRKTGEEPQISWVRDHDTLEWVKLEEATLVKADLKTPMKYEIAFFASKENADKFLADNPEKNGEIIMLDALDTEAEQRMKKKMEMMKEKNEGMESEGHEGHMHE
- a CDS encoding ABC transporter ATP-binding protein, whose amino-acid sequence is MSKETVIEVSNLQKVTKKKSRLQDVSFRVYRGECFALCGGNGAGKSTFLNILTGQLKPTSGEINVLGSQPSQRNVSYKRLFSYMPDHTLFPSTLTGYETLLYFAKLQGIALERVEELLDRVGLLEAANNKTQTYSKGMQQRLALAQALLPQAPLLILDEPTNGMDPYWVYRFKEMIQDEKKRGTTIIYTSHIMHDVEEVADRAAFLNEGQLLTIQTIDKFNEIGGLEKIFFQTIHHTQKSG
- a CDS encoding ABC transporter permease subunit — its product is MTQLVRTVIKQELTVMMRSKWIISFALLFALLSFMMITFGGTDEGSSFTGFNRLTASMLNSSLFLVPLLSLMTGAVSLSGEKEDGHLKLLLTYPVSIGSILTGKYIGMLIGVGSAVCFGFGISGVFLFQTDSFMPSVYFLFFSFTLLLASMFLAVGFLIGMISKSRLQALGLSLFAWAGFVLFYEFIVMGLLTIVQQQAAISLLTVSVLLNPAELIRVWTIVAMNSASIFGPHLYDLTVWSESTVGQLLFILSVIAWIILPLACSYLILNRGVQYE
- a CDS encoding nitrous oxide reductase accessory protein NosL → MYKRLFLLGAILLLMSGCGKEKEVQPREIKPEVDACVVCQMSIVHTDFATQIVEQNGESHIFDDLGCMMEYMEKQIDEEDVAGAFVKDLEDGDWIKMNEAVYVYDEEFWTPMAYGVVSFSSKEKAEAYIAEQKKGKLLQYEDLKTFDWGF
- the nosD gene encoding nitrous oxide reductase family maturation protein NosD translates to MTHTYKLILPILFVVISWCMPAPVEGEEVSVTPEKGALQRAIASAKEGDELVLTPGVYNEKIKINKSLKIKGKQGVVIDGGGEGNVIVIKAPNVRLENIEIQNSGSLKQEAGIRIEGDRAQIISNSLQRVHYGIYIAKADAVQIIDNQIIGDDTHFSKRGNGIHLFHATHTTIAENNISHVQDGIYFDFAKNTAVTKNEITNARYAVHLMFSEKAAVSENKLSNNINGLMVMSTKYVDIFHNDILKNLHFRGYGVLLYETDDVTLQDNRIISNSTGLALQYSEGSLVRSNVIAGNHVGIELTGENVDTSLMKNNVIGNVIQLQEKAIKEDVRIESSGNYWDDYRGGDLNGDGFGEIPYQASEALTDRNPYFQFYFESPALMLQQRISRMLPVREESSLIEEKPSVSPNDLYKTTPEAVPGSFPFEVFIVGVISTLGSLGIFYSGRRKQRV
- a CDS encoding superoxide dismutase family protein, coding for MQRVFLFGMLLILLTACANKNQHPSSLEVELFNTDGDSAGTAKLQEKADGVKIELDVSGLESGWHGFHIHEEGTCEGPDFKSAGAHYNPEDMEHGLLNPKGPHAGDLPNVEANEDGEVKVDVMAPNVTLKEGKNSLLKEGGTALVIHENADDGMTQPAGDGGKRVLCGEIQTEQEKKAEE
- a CDS encoding methyl-accepting chemotaxis protein; translated protein: MFFTKKVNVEGYVHPLQKTDIDAMESAQDKLNFLQMRQKDLLQLKKLTPLIEEYVQPITERHYEMLQQFRGLDEIIQTHSTVDRLSKTFVQYLRSIPEADFGAGYIRSRAKIGQIHSKIKLTPEWYTGSYMRVYEYLIPAIISEYRNQPSEMADILLALLRAITFDSQIVLDSYQSENDFKVVDGQSQVMEIMMGIDQVKDVLDKVEHTKHESEGVSTAAEQLTASVEDVAKAAVGVAENTENTVQQANKGQEVIENSLKGFLTMADDFMDMKEKISTLSDEMKKVADVVQFIRGVAEQTNLLALNASIEAARAGEQGKGFAVVAEEVRKLAEETTKSVNKITETMQGIVKEAVDVGDMSNNMSNQLNTRVEQAQDSLSAIDQIVTNIQSIGKEINNIAAISEEQSVATEDISKRIFEVLTNVNDIEESVNLMGQNVYEASVRTDKSRRDSIKSIQTLQDRHILRIVKTEHKLWKWWLYNAALGYHHISESELVDAHKCRLGKWYDAMERSQSEITGLQAFKLLKDPHQRVHDIAKQIFRDIKARNEENLEKDFQLLDEASQEVVQLLDEIYHKVDSL
- a CDS encoding kinase-associated lipoprotein B — protein: MQTELQIGDVVTGMYKTGKYIGEITDIRPRHYLVRILAVLKHPQQGDLHNPQQADVPLFHERKALAYREQTNMLKQQVKPYEEEVPPYDQSLRQALDEQLAKLKTEETLWAERSITNLKELEKEYFSS